A stretch of Desulfomonilaceae bacterium DNA encodes these proteins:
- a CDS encoding alpha/beta fold hydrolase gives MPLIQSEYKAPLFCSNPHIQTVVPTLFRKVSGVTYCRERIETPDGDFLDLDWSRVGSKRMAIVLHGLEGNSTRSYIMGMVKALNRKNWDALAMNFRGCSGEPNRKLRMYHSGETEDLQTVIRHVTASGEYSDLALVGFSLGGNVILKYLGEQGHNISFPVAAAVTMSVPCDLKASSLRISSLSNRLYLKRFLRMLYEKMKAKAVMDPAKIDISGYEAMRTLKEFDDRYTAPLHGFKDAFDYYEKSSSLQFLRKIAIPTLLVNASDDLFLSGSCYPTEEAESNTNLFLEIPKHGGHVGFMASNKDGEYWSETRTLRFLETVL, from the coding sequence ATGCCGTTAATACAATCCGAATATAAAGCTCCCCTGTTTTGCTCAAATCCTCACATTCAGACTGTAGTTCCTACACTTTTTAGAAAGGTTTCGGGAGTAACCTACTGTCGTGAACGAATCGAGACCCCTGATGGTGATTTTCTTGATCTGGATTGGTCAAGGGTTGGTTCTAAACGAATGGCCATTGTGCTTCACGGCTTGGAGGGGAACTCCACCCGATCTTACATAATGGGAATGGTTAAAGCGTTGAATCGGAAAAACTGGGACGCTCTAGCTATGAATTTCAGGGGATGCAGCGGTGAGCCGAACAGGAAGTTGCGCATGTATCACAGCGGAGAAACCGAAGACCTGCAGACTGTGATTCGTCATGTAACAGCCTCGGGAGAATATTCTGATTTGGCTCTCGTGGGGTTCAGTCTGGGGGGAAATGTGATCCTTAAGTACCTTGGAGAGCAGGGACACAATATTTCTTTTCCGGTCGCAGCGGCGGTGACGATGTCCGTACCTTGTGATCTGAAAGCGTCCTCACTTCGAATAAGCTCATTGTCGAATCGTCTTTACCTGAAGAGATTTCTTCGAATGCTGTACGAAAAAATGAAGGCAAAGGCTGTGATGGATCCCGCAAAAATTGACATCAGCGGATATGAAGCAATGAGGACCCTGAAGGAGTTTGATGACCGATACACAGCCCCTCTGCACGGATTCAAGGATGCCTTCGATTATTATGAGAAATCTTCAAGCCTGCAGTTTCTCCGAAAAATAGCAATCCCAACTTTGTTGGTAAACGCTTCAGATGATCTATTTCTTTCCGGATCGTGCTACCCCACAGAAGAGGCCGAATCGAATACTAACCTGTTCCTGGAGATCCCGAAGCATGGGGGGCACGTGGGGTTCATGGCGTCCAACAAAGACGGAGAGTATTGGTCAGAGACCCGAACTCTCCGTTTTCTGGAAACCGTCCTCTAA
- a CDS encoding (Fe-S)-binding protein — protein sequence MLIESYKLDIEVADHSSEVFEYEAIAHLPVDISEVLPYLNATLKNGTYFSDGPVFSWRLDDHKVGFWHDRIAADHLEAREQAKEVIDRLVAIVNDVWEKRSGIEPDSKTHENLQPLELYRLLPKTNCKACGENTCFNFALKLAAGMVELDQCEPVLSDTAHETQLTQLKLLLIAKRPLL from the coding sequence ATGTTGATAGAATCATACAAACTTGATATTGAAGTGGCGGATCACAGTTCCGAGGTTTTTGAGTACGAAGCCATAGCTCATCTGCCGGTTGATATCAGTGAAGTCCTACCTTATCTCAACGCTACGCTGAAGAACGGGACTTATTTTAGTGATGGGCCTGTTTTCTCCTGGCGGCTTGATGATCACAAAGTCGGATTTTGGCATGATCGCATAGCCGCGGACCATCTTGAAGCCCGTGAACAGGCTAAAGAGGTAATCGACCGATTGGTGGCGATAGTAAATGATGTGTGGGAAAAGCGATCGGGAATTGAGCCGGACTCCAAAACTCATGAAAATCTTCAACCTCTTGAACTATATCGTTTACTGCCCAAAACAAACTGCAAAGCCTGTGGAGAAAATACTTGCTTCAATTTTGCATTGAAACTAGCAGCAGGTATGGTTGAGCTGGATCAATGCGAGCCTGTTTTAAGTGACACCGCACACGAAACTCAGCTCACACAATTAAAATTGTTGCTTATCGCGAAGAGACCGTTACTCTGA
- a CDS encoding ATP-binding protein: MIIEISDDGPGMPKHLLGRIFDPFVSNKKDDEKIGLGLSISFGILRRLGGQIKVSSEQGKGPVFTVYAPVT, translated from the coding sequence ATTATTATAGAGATTTCGGACGATGGACCGGGTATGCCAAAACATCTCTTGGGACGGATATTTGATCCCTTCGTCAGCAACAAGAAAGACGACGAAAAGATCGGGCTAGGTTTGTCGATAAGCTTCGGAATACTGCGAAGGCTGGGCGGGCAAATAAAAGTATCGAGCGAACAAGGCAAAGGACCTGTTTTCACTGTTTACGCGCCAGTGACATAA
- a CDS encoding rhodanese-like domain-containing protein, with protein sequence MKRLFVLLLTICMSLAVAHVTWAAEIKDTESTSHGEDASAHSIVNTYTFPGFKVIQFVLPVLSIYSYMLISDGQALIIDPVRDISFYLDTAKKEGVAIKGVYLTHSHADFVAGHTEMVKSTGVPIYQSHKSGVTYPFKALDENTTLQIGQATLKFMDTPGHTPDGMCCAVYSKDQPDSPKLLFTGDVLFAGSVGRPDLMGGTISAAWLAGAMYDSWTNKISRLPDDVMILPAHGAGSLCGAHLSDEPSSTIGKERKTNSYLQHTKKGEFVAALLEGLPEAPQYFGHNAKMNREGPALVNWTAAVQAQLHPSKDLTDPDKYYVVDIRDAKAYAEGHIPNSVNIALRGRFETWVGTIVPWGAKLVLVGSPEDLNEALFRLHRVGYTADVLSLDSWKTASLPISAGSPITPQELHSSMLKGDAPLVVDVRLPSEWMGLRIGTVLNLPLNKLAQTSSLLDPMEPVVVVCNSAYRSSMAAGILERNGFTKPRNLEGGSEAWIKAGLPVYESSNGGQVLKAGNVKAPAGVEKSPEADETKTAPADKAIPTKAAPKKPNVGC encoded by the coding sequence ATGAAACGTCTATTTGTTTTATTATTGACAATATGTATGAGTCTTGCAGTGGCGCACGTTACATGGGCGGCCGAGATCAAGGATACCGAGTCCACATCCCACGGAGAGGACGCCTCAGCTCACAGCATAGTCAATACATACACGTTTCCAGGATTCAAGGTCATTCAATTTGTGTTACCAGTCCTGTCAATCTACTCGTACATGTTGATCAGCGACGGTCAAGCGCTGATTATAGACCCAGTCAGAGACATTTCCTTCTATCTTGATACAGCCAAGAAAGAAGGGGTGGCCATTAAGGGCGTCTATTTGACACATTCTCACGCTGATTTTGTGGCGGGTCACACTGAGATGGTTAAATCGACGGGGGTCCCAATTTATCAGAGCCACAAGTCCGGTGTTACATACCCGTTCAAAGCGTTAGATGAAAATACTACGCTGCAAATTGGCCAGGCCACTTTGAAATTCATGGATACGCCCGGGCACACACCGGACGGAATGTGCTGCGCCGTTTATTCCAAGGATCAACCTGATTCGCCCAAGTTACTTTTCACTGGAGACGTACTGTTTGCCGGCAGTGTCGGCCGACCGGACCTCATGGGGGGAACCATTTCCGCTGCATGGCTTGCCGGCGCCATGTACGATTCCTGGACAAATAAAATAAGTAGGCTCCCGGACGATGTTATGATTTTGCCGGCCCACGGGGCAGGATCCCTTTGTGGGGCTCATCTGAGCGATGAACCTAGTTCCACTATAGGTAAAGAAAGAAAAACGAATTCTTACCTCCAACACACCAAGAAGGGTGAGTTCGTAGCGGCCCTCCTGGAAGGACTTCCCGAAGCCCCTCAGTATTTTGGCCATAACGCCAAAATGAATCGTGAAGGGCCGGCCCTGGTAAACTGGACAGCGGCGGTCCAAGCGCAGCTTCATCCCTCAAAAGATCTTACGGACCCGGATAAATATTATGTTGTGGATATCAGAGACGCCAAGGCGTACGCTGAAGGACACATACCAAACTCTGTGAATATTGCCCTTAGGGGCCGATTTGAAACCTGGGTGGGAACAATCGTTCCATGGGGAGCTAAACTTGTTCTGGTCGGCTCTCCCGAAGATCTTAATGAAGCGCTTTTCAGGCTCCATCGAGTAGGATACACGGCTGATGTTTTAAGTTTAGATTCATGGAAAACAGCTAGCCTGCCAATCAGCGCCGGCTCCCCTATAACTCCACAGGAACTCCACTCGTCAATGCTGAAAGGCGACGCTCCTCTGGTGGTGGACGTCCGTTTACCTTCCGAATGGATGGGGCTTAGAATTGGAACAGTTCTCAATCTTCCGTTAAACAAACTTGCGCAAACATCGAGCCTCTTGGATCCGATGGAACCAGTCGTAGTTGTATGTAATTCCGCTTATCGTTCGAGCATGGCGGCTGGGATACTGGAACGCAACGGCTTCACGAAACCGAGAAATCTTGAGGGTGGCAGTGAAGCGTGGATAAAAGCCGGCCTACCGGTTTATGAATCCTCTAACGGTGGACAAGTTTTAAAGGCCGGAAATGTTAAGGCGCCTGCGGGTGTAGAAAAGTCTCCAGAGGCGGACGAGACGAAAACCGCTCCTGCTGACAAGGCAATCCCTACCAAAGCAGCTCCGAAAAAACCGAATGTCGGATGTTAA
- a CDS encoding MBL fold metallo-hydrolase — protein sequence MIRTKTYNKVKKFRLARTIMGRGLYFTAAYFVDGLLIDSGCAYTVSELMKALEGSAVRTVVNTHSHEDHVAANANLKKKYHANILAHPAALPVLSNPGKMRLRPYQLVLWGRPLPCDAKPLGDTLETERYKFQVIHTPGHSPDHVCLYEPNQGWLFAGDAYVGGRDKALRADYNIWQILSSLKKLVPLDTSFLFPGSGSVRESPRFELEEKIRYLEDTGAQILELKNKGLSRTDIRKKVFGREMGIAYYTLRHFSGRNLVRSYLDDSV from the coding sequence ATGATACGGACCAAAACTTACAACAAGGTAAAGAAATTTCGGCTCGCCAGAACGATAATGGGACGAGGTCTCTATTTCACAGCGGCCTATTTTGTTGACGGGCTGTTGATTGACAGCGGCTGCGCCTACACAGTCAGCGAGTTGATGAAGGCGCTTGAGGGCTCAGCCGTAAGGACTGTTGTAAATACCCACAGTCACGAGGATCATGTTGCTGCGAACGCCAATTTGAAAAAGAAATACCATGCTAATATTCTTGCGCATCCAGCCGCCCTTCCTGTTTTGTCCAACCCAGGGAAAATGAGGCTTCGTCCATACCAACTCGTTCTGTGGGGCAGACCGCTGCCTTGTGATGCCAAGCCGTTGGGGGACACTCTCGAAACCGAGCGCTATAAGTTTCAGGTAATCCATACCCCTGGTCACAGTCCTGATCATGTCTGCCTTTACGAACCGAATCAGGGTTGGCTGTTTGCCGGTGACGCGTACGTGGGGGGAAGGGATAAAGCGCTGAGGGCCGACTACAATATTTGGCAAATCCTCTCTTCTCTTAAGAAGTTGGTTCCGTTAGATACAAGTTTCCTTTTTCCGGGAAGTGGGAGCGTTAGGGAATCACCTCGATTTGAGCTGGAAGAAAAAATCAGGTATCTTGAGGATACAGGAGCGCAAATCCTGGAATTGAAAAATAAGGGCCTGAGCCGGACAGATATCCGCAAGAAAGTGTTTGGTCGTGAGATGGGTATCGCATATTACACCTTGAGGCATTTCAGTGGGCGCAACCTGGTTCGCTCTTATTTGGATGATTCGGTTTGA
- a CDS encoding DEAD/DEAH box helicase has translation MIVLHAGIDSKRLLLWGETSDSRKSNGTLSAAADRATDEERKYSFDLGSKWLIDIIKGAPWSLQPDRKRLDQMAAWLPTRGNKPIPSPLIADGSNSRGKPKLEPWLVTTYKLRADEIIDLLCCCVQKKTIVPGVVIGDDLAFWSEALRFAGGLVAAQRYLPQVIMENEEFHAKWKPMFSAEDSERLNRLANHMPPVARSLTSPGSTNPPQVNKLNELRRFLSDTMDHLVRVSDSGRFASARKSGNKSFDSVHDAWLHSLQSPNSLIHGEANELRRLWTQVRDWNRPIAIAELSPFRLCFRLEEPTPAETMLKNRRIIHDEKWRVHYLIQSCADPSLIIPVEDAWKPKPKMLSALKTNPSDLREYLLLSLGQAGSISSNIEKSLKSTQPDGYTLDTVEAHEFLTEKAVLLKHSGFTVMFPGWWTRSGTKEGLSLRATVRSPKLKVSSGLSLGAIVDFDWEVALGGVKLSLPELKALAKLKSPLVQLRGQWVEVNVEEIQAAVDSWKKKELSKTTVGDLIKMAVGAKDSPPGFEFGGVTATGWVGNLLKQLEGNSPLDQLSPADTFNGTLRPYQTRGFSWLAFLAKMGMGACLADDMGLGKTVQTLALIQRNRFYKEHRPVLLVCPTTVVNNWQKEASRFTPQLPVLVHHGIGRNKEDAFKKHVMSHAMVIMSYGLLHRDLKFLQEVDWAGLVLDEAQNIKNPETKQAKAARSLKADYRIALTGTPVENNIGDLWSIMEFLNPNFLGTQTEFKRKFFVPIQAEHSEAATERLKRITGPFILRRLKTDKTIISDLPEKLEMKVLCPLTREQASLYTAVIKETEDALKSSQGIQRKGLVLATLSNLKQVCNHPAQFLKDNSSIPGRSGKLSRLTEMLEEILEVGEKALVFSQYAEMGKLLQKYLMETFGREALFLHGAATKTQRDRMVERFQDSAEGPAIFILSLKAGGTGLNLTASNHVFHFDRWWNPAVENQATDRAFRIGQIRNVQVHKFVCAGTVEERIDDMIEKKKELSDKVVGAGEGWLTELSNEDLKELWKLRKEAIGD, from the coding sequence ATGATTGTCCTACATGCAGGAATAGATTCAAAGCGCCTCCTATTGTGGGGAGAAACCTCCGATTCCCGGAAAAGTAACGGAACTCTCTCAGCAGCAGCCGATCGGGCGACTGACGAAGAGCGTAAATATTCCTTCGATCTAGGGTCGAAATGGCTGATTGACATAATCAAGGGAGCCCCCTGGAGTTTACAGCCTGACCGAAAACGATTGGATCAAATGGCTGCGTGGCTTCCGACCAGAGGAAATAAGCCCATCCCGAGTCCTCTTATCGCTGACGGGTCTAACTCACGTGGTAAACCAAAACTTGAACCTTGGCTCGTGACTACTTATAAACTCAGGGCTGATGAAATCATAGATTTGCTCTGTTGCTGCGTTCAAAAGAAAACTATTGTTCCTGGGGTCGTGATTGGGGATGACCTGGCCTTCTGGTCCGAGGCGTTGCGTTTCGCAGGCGGTTTAGTTGCGGCCCAGCGATACCTGCCGCAAGTCATAATGGAAAATGAAGAGTTTCACGCCAAATGGAAGCCGATGTTCTCCGCTGAGGATTCAGAGCGTCTGAACCGTCTTGCCAATCATATGCCTCCGGTCGCCCGCTCTCTGACCTCTCCTGGCTCGACTAATCCACCTCAGGTCAACAAACTGAATGAATTGAGACGTTTTCTGAGTGACACGATGGACCATCTGGTTAGGGTTTCTGATTCCGGCAGATTCGCAAGCGCAAGGAAGTCTGGAAACAAGTCTTTTGACAGTGTTCATGACGCATGGCTTCACTCGTTACAATCTCCAAACAGTTTGATTCATGGTGAAGCAAATGAACTGAGGCGACTTTGGACGCAGGTTCGTGACTGGAATCGACCAATAGCGATTGCCGAGTTATCGCCCTTTCGTCTTTGCTTCCGACTGGAGGAACCGACTCCTGCGGAGACGATGCTGAAGAATCGTCGTATTATCCATGATGAGAAATGGCGCGTACATTATTTAATCCAATCATGCGCTGATCCTAGCCTTATTATCCCAGTTGAAGACGCTTGGAAACCCAAGCCCAAAATGTTGTCAGCTCTCAAAACAAACCCTTCCGACCTTCGGGAGTATCTTCTGTTGTCTTTGGGCCAGGCTGGAAGTATAAGCTCGAATATCGAGAAAAGCCTAAAATCCACTCAGCCGGATGGCTACACCCTGGATACCGTTGAAGCGCACGAATTTCTTACAGAAAAAGCTGTATTGCTTAAACATTCCGGATTTACAGTCATGTTTCCGGGCTGGTGGACCAGGTCCGGGACAAAAGAAGGGCTATCACTAAGGGCTACTGTAAGAAGCCCGAAATTAAAGGTCTCAAGTGGTTTATCCCTGGGAGCTATAGTTGATTTCGATTGGGAAGTCGCCCTTGGTGGCGTCAAACTAAGTCTCCCCGAATTGAAAGCTTTGGCTAAATTAAAATCTCCCCTGGTTCAGTTGCGCGGACAATGGGTAGAAGTCAACGTAGAAGAAATCCAGGCGGCTGTTGATTCGTGGAAAAAGAAAGAATTATCTAAAACAACAGTGGGCGATCTGATCAAAATGGCTGTTGGAGCAAAAGATTCTCCTCCTGGGTTCGAGTTTGGAGGAGTTACCGCTACGGGTTGGGTCGGCAATCTTCTTAAGCAACTAGAGGGAAACTCCCCATTAGACCAGCTATCTCCGGCCGACACCTTCAATGGAACACTTCGACCTTATCAGACACGAGGTTTTTCCTGGCTCGCTTTTTTGGCCAAAATGGGAATGGGCGCATGCCTCGCTGATGATATGGGACTTGGCAAAACCGTGCAAACGTTGGCGCTTATACAGCGCAATCGATTTTACAAAGAACATCGGCCCGTGTTGCTCGTGTGTCCTACTACAGTGGTGAACAACTGGCAAAAGGAGGCATCCAGATTCACTCCACAACTCCCCGTTCTCGTTCATCATGGTATCGGCAGAAACAAGGAAGACGCATTCAAGAAACATGTCATGAGTCATGCAATGGTCATCATGAGTTACGGGCTACTCCATCGTGACCTCAAGTTCCTGCAGGAAGTAGATTGGGCAGGGCTCGTTCTCGACGAAGCTCAAAACATCAAGAACCCGGAAACTAAACAGGCCAAGGCGGCTAGATCTTTAAAAGCGGACTACCGAATCGCCCTTACAGGGACACCAGTAGAAAACAACATTGGCGATTTATGGTCCATTATGGAATTTCTAAATCCAAATTTTCTTGGAACACAAACGGAGTTTAAGCGAAAATTCTTTGTTCCTATTCAGGCTGAACATAGCGAGGCAGCCACTGAGCGACTTAAACGTATAACCGGGCCATTTATTCTTAGACGGCTAAAAACGGACAAAACCATTATTTCGGACCTTCCTGAAAAACTTGAGATGAAGGTATTGTGTCCTCTGACAAGAGAGCAGGCGTCTCTTTACACAGCAGTGATCAAAGAAACTGAAGACGCTCTGAAATCCTCTCAAGGCATCCAGCGAAAAGGGCTCGTCCTGGCCACCCTTTCAAATCTAAAACAGGTATGCAACCATCCGGCCCAGTTCCTTAAGGACAACTCTTCCATCCCTGGGCGTTCCGGCAAGTTGTCACGACTTACTGAAATGCTGGAGGAAATCCTAGAAGTTGGCGAAAAGGCATTGGTTTTCAGCCAGTATGCGGAAATGGGTAAACTATTGCAGAAGTATTTGATGGAAACATTTGGCCGAGAGGCCCTTTTCCTTCATGGCGCTGCGACAAAAACTCAGAGGGACCGGATGGTCGAACGTTTCCAGGATAGCGCAGAAGGACCAGCCATCTTCATTTTATCGCTCAAAGCCGGCGGAACAGGCCTTAACCTCACAGCGTCAAACCATGTTTTTCACTTTGACCGATGGTGGAACCCGGCTGTAGAGAATCAGGCTACGGATAGGGCTTTCCGTATTGGCCAGATTCGAAATGTGCAAGTTCACAAGTTCGTCTGCGCAGGGACCGTTGAAGAAAGGATTGACGACATGATTGAAAAAAAGAAAGAACTCTCGGACAAAGTTGTAGGCGCCGGGGAAGGATGGCTTACAGAGTTATCTAACGAAGATTTGAAAGAACTGTGGAAACTTCGCAAAGAAGCTATAGGAGATTAA
- a CDS encoding sulfite exporter TauE/SafE family protein has protein sequence MITLLITYALVGVVAGILAGLLGVGGGLVIVPMLVYCFSGQGVSYEQIMHLALGTSMASIMFTSISSFMAHHRVGAVRWDIFRGIVLGILVGTFLGSCVAARLSTAFLSVFFVIFLYFVAIQMVLNRNPNASRGLPGKLGMFGVGNIIGAVSSFVGIGGGSLSAPFMIWRNVPAHVAIGTSAAIGFPIAISGTIGYIYSGLHAPNLPNFSLGYVYLPAFAGIVCASVLTAPLGAKLAHRLPVKRLKQVFAVLLAVMGTRVLFGLI, from the coding sequence ATGATAACGCTTTTGATTACTTATGCGCTGGTGGGGGTGGTTGCGGGGATACTTGCTGGTCTGCTTGGAGTAGGAGGAGGCCTGGTGATTGTTCCTATGCTTGTATATTGCTTTAGTGGTCAAGGGGTGTCCTATGAACAGATCATGCATTTGGCTCTGGGAACCTCGATGGCCAGTATCATGTTTACTTCTATTTCCAGTTTCATGGCTCATCATCGGGTTGGGGCGGTACGTTGGGATATTTTTAGGGGAATCGTACTCGGGATCCTTGTCGGGACGTTTTTGGGGTCGTGTGTCGCTGCCCGCTTGTCCACTGCGTTTCTGAGCGTCTTTTTTGTGATTTTTCTCTACTTTGTGGCGATCCAAATGGTCCTGAATCGTAACCCTAATGCGTCAAGGGGCCTTCCGGGTAAGCTCGGTATGTTTGGAGTGGGAAATATTATCGGGGCCGTATCTAGTTTTGTGGGAATAGGTGGAGGCAGCCTATCGGCGCCGTTTATGATTTGGCGCAACGTGCCTGCGCACGTCGCTATAGGGACATCCGCCGCCATTGGTTTCCCAATAGCCATTTCCGGAACCATAGGGTACATTTATTCGGGTTTACATGCTCCAAATCTGCCCAACTTCTCATTGGGATACGTTTACCTACCAGCCTTTGCGGGGATTGTTTGCGCAAGCGTGCTCACAGCGCCTCTAGGAGCTAAACTGGCTCATAGACTCCCGGTAAAAAGGTTGAAACAGGTGTTCGCAGTTCTCCTTGCAGTAATGGGAACCCGCGTTCTTTTTGGGCTGATTTAG
- a CDS encoding SWIM zinc finger family protein — protein MSRWDYYGNYTPSVPIQVKGGVKPQNKRGAFGQSWWAKRWISVLESFNIGARLQRGRSYARRGQVASIDISKGLVTAKVQGSRKTPYSVIINIKTISKSEWGKISAALSGQAFFIAKLLAGEMPENIEDIFKEVNISLFPNKLKDIETNCSCPDWSNPCKHIAAVYYLLGEEFDRDPFLIFTLRGMARDEILAMTDISSVSDEIALDECLTGPDQQEETVTLLPPEPLPCDPESFWRPVKPKESDTGVVSIPTIPGAQARKLGGFPLWRGQENFLESLEKIYNQASPIGLQVFLGETRTEE, from the coding sequence ATGAGTCGCTGGGACTATTATGGTAACTATACGCCTTCCGTCCCGATCCAAGTCAAAGGCGGCGTAAAACCCCAGAACAAACGGGGGGCATTCGGGCAAAGCTGGTGGGCTAAACGCTGGATATCCGTTCTCGAGAGTTTCAACATTGGGGCCAGGCTCCAACGCGGGAGGTCTTACGCCCGTCGTGGCCAAGTAGCGTCCATAGATATCTCAAAAGGTTTAGTGACCGCTAAGGTCCAAGGTTCGAGGAAAACGCCATATTCTGTAATTATAAATATCAAGACTATTTCTAAATCGGAATGGGGAAAAATCTCAGCGGCCCTGTCCGGTCAGGCGTTTTTCATCGCCAAGTTGCTAGCCGGTGAAATGCCCGAGAACATTGAGGACATCTTCAAAGAGGTCAACATCAGCCTTTTTCCGAACAAATTAAAAGATATCGAGACTAATTGTTCGTGCCCTGACTGGTCCAACCCCTGCAAGCATATCGCCGCAGTGTATTACCTACTGGGTGAGGAGTTCGACCGGGACCCTTTTTTGATTTTCACTTTAAGGGGCATGGCTCGCGATGAAATTCTTGCGATGACGGACATTTCATCGGTTTCGGATGAAATCGCTCTGGATGAATGCCTGACTGGTCCCGATCAGCAAGAGGAAACCGTAACCCTGCTCCCGCCAGAACCGCTCCCTTGTGACCCAGAATCGTTCTGGCGACCGGTGAAGCCCAAGGAATCGGATACCGGAGTGGTCTCTATCCCAACAATCCCAGGGGCGCAGGCCAGGAAACTCGGCGGTTTCCCTCTCTGGCGTGGGCAGGAAAATTTTCTGGAGTCCCTGGAAAAGATCTACAACCAGGCTTCACCAATCGGGCTCCAAGTATTTCTCGGTGAAACTCGAACCGAAGAATGA
- a CDS encoding MBL fold metallo-hydrolase, producing MTRVYSIFLLMFFLVVTTAIAKQDFQTDTIKTSGGDLKITFIGHGTLMFNYAGKIFHVDPWGKLADYSKLPKADAIILTHEHADHLDPDAIKKIRTKDTVVVLTEKCAQTVPGGIIMHNGDTKTVYGVKIEAVPAYNMVHMRAPGVPYHPKGVGNGYVFTFGDKRVYVAGDTENTPEMKSLKDIDIAFLPMNLPYTMTPEMVDDAVKTFKPKILYPYHTGDTDLSKLTNLMKGAQGVDVRLRNLK from the coding sequence GTGACCAGAGTATACTCAATCTTTCTACTAATGTTTTTCCTGGTGGTTACGACGGCTATCGCCAAACAAGACTTTCAGACTGATACGATCAAAACATCCGGAGGGGACCTCAAGATCACTTTTATTGGACATGGGACCCTAATGTTCAACTATGCCGGGAAAATATTCCACGTGGACCCGTGGGGCAAGTTGGCTGATTATTCTAAACTGCCGAAGGCGGACGCCATCATCCTTACTCACGAACACGCGGATCATCTTGACCCGGACGCAATCAAGAAGATTCGAACAAAGGATACTGTCGTCGTCCTTACTGAGAAGTGCGCCCAGACAGTTCCTGGTGGAATCATAATGCATAACGGCGATACGAAAACCGTTTACGGCGTTAAGATAGAGGCTGTTCCCGCTTATAACATGGTTCACATGAGGGCCCCTGGCGTACCCTATCATCCAAAAGGAGTAGGTAACGGGTATGTCTTTACTTTCGGGGACAAACGGGTCTACGTTGCCGGCGATACGGAAAACACGCCTGAAATGAAAAGTCTTAAAGACATTGACATTGCTTTTCTACCCATGAATTTGCCATACACAATGACGCCGGAAATGGTCGATGACGCTGTCAAGACCTTCAAACCGAAGATTTTGTATCCTTACCATACTGGCGATACTGATTTGTCCAAGCTGACAAATCTGATGAAAGGCGCGCAGGGAGTGGACGTTCGTCTTAGAAACCTGAAATAG